TCTCTGATCTTTTTCAACTCTTCCCTGATCCCTGCTATAGCCTCCCTCGCAGTTTCGTTCTTTGTCTGTAGCTCTACTGAAAAGGCCCCGGAATACTTATTTACGTCAAAGCGGCTGTATACTGAATACGCAAGCCCCTTCTTATCCCTGATATCCCTGGTCATGCGCGACTCAAAACCCCCGCCGCCAAGTATGTAGTTCATCAGCGTTACTGCATAATAATCCGGATTGTCTCTTGAAATACCTGTATGGCCTAAGACTATATTAGCCTGTGTTATATTCCGGTCAATAAGTATAGAATCACTCTTCATGACTTTCTTAACTGAAGGAACTTCAGGTAATTTCAACTTAGACTTTTTCCATTGTTTGAATGATGTCTCAATGAGAGAAAGAGCCTCCTTATACTTGAGATCACCTGTAACTGCAATAATAGTGTTATTGGGTTTATAAAATTTCTGATAAAAATTTATTATGTCATCCCGTGTAATCCTGCTGACAGATTCCTCATCACCTTCAACCGGCATGCCGTATGGGTGCCCCTGGAACACGGCCTTGTAGAACGCCTTGGATGCAACTGCCCCGGGATCATCCTTTTCCGATATAATCGCGGCTATTGTCTCTTTTTTCTTTCTCTCCAGCTCTTCTTCCGGAAATACCGGGTTCAGCAGGATGTCAGACAACAAATCCATACCCGTAGCCAGATCCTTTTTTAGTACAACCAATGAAGCTGTGGAAATGTCTTCACCGCCGGACGATGATAGTCTGCCGCCTATAAAATCAATCTCTTCTGCAATCTGCCTTGACGATCTGCCCCTGGTTCCCTCATCAAGCAATGCTGCTGTAAGGCTGGCAACCCCACCCTTTTCCTGCGGGTCATATACTGCACCTGCCCTTATGGCTACTGATATGTTGACCATGGGAAGGGCGTGAGTTTCTACAAAGAGAAGGGTGATGCCATTTTTTAAGACAACCCTCTTTGGCTCAATACCGGGAGAGGCAAGGGATGTCGAGACCCACAAGAATAATATTGTAAGAACGACAGAAATTTTCCATACACTATGCTTTGTATCGCTTAATCTCATCCTTAAAACTAACCCTCTCATTCCTGCGGCAATGGCACAAGTATGCCAACCGTCCTGTTATCCTCAATAAAATACTTCTGTGCAACCCGCATTATATCCTCTGGTGTAACCTTCCTGATTTCGTCAATATAGCCTTCCAGATACCTTGCCCCCGCACCTGTAGTTTCAAGCTGACCTATCAGCATTGCCTGGTAGAAAACCGAGTCCTGTCCCATAATGAACGATGCCTCTATCTGGTTTCTTGCCTTCTGAAACTCTCTCGCTGAGACAGGCTCTCTTTTTATCCGCTCGATTTCTTCATTTAACGCTGTCTCAGCCTCTTCTGTTGTACTGCCGGGTTTAAGTTGTGCATAAAAATAGAATAGTTCCGGGTCGGTCTGTATAGGTGTATAACCACCGCCGGCAGCAAGCGCTATCTGTTTTGAATAAACCAGGTTCTGATACAGTCTTGAACTCTTACCCCCCGACAATATTTTACTCAACAGATCAAGCGCATAGTGATCCATTTCTTTATAATTAGGGGCATGGTATCCATAAATGACATAGGGTAGTTGCGCCTCACGCTTATAGAGAAACCGCCTCTCCCCCTTTTGTTCACTCTCAGTAATTTTTACTTCAGGAACAGGATGGGCACCTCTCGGAATGCCGCCAAAATAGTGTTCTATCTTTTTGACTAATTCATCCGATTGTATATCCCCTACAACAACAATGGTGGCGTTGTCAGGTCTGTAATATTCCTTATAATGATCGTAAAGGTCTTCCCTCGTAAGATTGTTCAGGTCTGTCATCCATCCAATTACGGGTGAATGATAAGGATGTATCTGAAAGGCATCGGCATATAGCTCTTCAATCAACGATGAAACAGGGTCATCTTCAGTGCGGAGCCTTCTTTCCTCTTTAACAACATCACGCTCCAGCATGAACTCACCCTGGTCAATCAGGAGGTTTGTCATACGGTCAGATTCCAGATCCAGGGATATCTCATACCTGTCGCTCGATATATTCTGAAAATAGGCGGTATAATCCTGGCTTGTAAAGGCATTCTCGTTGCCTCCGTTTCTTGCCACTATAGCGGAGTACTCGCCTTTTCCATATTTAGTCGTGCCCTTGAACATCATATGCTCAAGCATATGTGATAAACCAGTCTTACCCGTGACCTCGTTGCGGGAACCAACCTTGTACCAGATTTGAACTGTTACGACCGGGGATTTGTGGTCCTCTACAGTGACAATCTTGAGACCATTCGGTAGATAGTGCTCTCTTATTTCTGAGCCAATTGCTGGACCTGAAAGTAATAACAGTATTGTTATTGCTATTGTTATGATTCCTGACACACCTCCATATTACAGACACCTGCATCGGGTGTCAAGGATGTGAAAGCCATTCACCAGGTAATGTTCATTATCACTAAGCGAAAACTGATTGACACAAAAATAAGCGGGATTTACCTGTCGCCGTTTTCTCAAATGTGGTGAGGCAGTAAGATAGATGCATTTGTCCAGAGGTCTGCTTGATAAGTGCGGGCCGTACCTCTTACCGCATCGTAGAGTATAATTCCATCATCAGAAAGGGTAAATATTATCTGCCTGTCTGAATAGCTGTTTGCCATATCAATTTCAGATGGTGGTTCCATGTAGTCGTTATGAAAATGAAAGAGGCCAATATATTCTCCCTCAATCCTGGTTGAACCA
This region of Nitrospirota bacterium genomic DNA includes:
- a CDS encoding insulinase family protein encodes the protein MRLSDTKHSVWKISVVLTILFLWVSTSLASPGIEPKRVVLKNGITLLFVETHALPMVNISVAIRAGAVYDPQEKGGVASLTAALLDEGTRGRSSRQIAEEIDFIGGRLSSSGGEDISTASLVVLKKDLATGMDLLSDILLNPVFPEEELERKKKETIAAIISEKDDPGAVASKAFYKAVFQGHPYGMPVEGDEESVSRITRDDIINFYQKFYKPNNTIIAVTGDLKYKEALSLIETSFKQWKKSKLKLPEVPSVKKVMKSDSILIDRNITQANIVLGHTGISRDNPDYYAVTLMNYILGGGGFESRMTRDIRDKKGLAYSVYSRFDVNKYSGAFSVELQTKNETAREAIAGIREELKKIREEKVKDDELKDAKAYLTGSFPLRLDTNSKISNFLVLVEFYNLGLDYVNEYARKIDSVTKDDILRVARKYIDADNYITVVVGKQEKTGLQP
- a CDS encoding insulinase family protein, whose protein sequence is MLLLLSGPAIGSEIREHYLPNGLKIVTVEDHKSPVVTVQIWYKVGSRNEVTGKTGLSHMLEHMMFKGTTKYGKGEYSAIVARNGGNENAFTSQDYTAYFQNISSDRYEISLDLESDRMTNLLIDQGEFMLERDVVKEERRLRTEDDPVSSLIEELYADAFQIHPYHSPVIGWMTDLNNLTREDLYDHYKEYYRPDNATIVVVGDIQSDELVKKIEHYFGGIPRGAHPVPEVKITESEQKGERRFLYKREAQLPYVIYGYHAPNYKEMDHYALDLLSKILSGGKSSRLYQNLVYSKQIALAAGGGYTPIQTDPELFYFYAQLKPGSTTEEAETALNEEIERIKREPVSAREFQKARNQIEASFIMGQDSVFYQAMLIGQLETTGAGARYLEGYIDEIRKVTPEDIMRVAQKYFIEDNRTVGILVPLPQE